CCTGTCCGAACCAGCGCCAGCCAAAGAATACTGAGATATAGCTGATGGCATAACACAACCACACTAGCCCCCAGAGTAATAAGATAACCCCAAACCAATTGACAGAGCGCGATTCAATTTCGGAAAAACGCTCCATGAGTTGTTGGCGGTGGCGGGAATGGAGCTTCAATGCGCTGAAAAAGTAAACGGCGGTGTAAAATACAAAGATCTGTGTTGCAGCAAAGCAGGTGAACAGAGCCAGCTTATAATGTTCAGGGTGACGAGTTGCCGGGTTTGCAAGCGCCAGTTTATCGGCTGAGTTCAGACCGGTAACAAACGGCAACATCACGGCTATCACCAACACAGGTCCCGACAGTGCTAACAAATAGTTACGCTTCGAAAACTCAGGATTGGGAGACATAGTTGCACAGGCATAAAAATACAGGGCGGGCCCCAGCAACACACGGACAGGAAATTGTGCGCCGACCAGCCAGGGAACATGCTGATACGCGCCTGAGTACACCACCAGCTCGCCACAAACATGAATGATCAATAAGACCAGCAGCGCTGTAGTAACGCCAGTGCCAGCACTCCCAGCATAGTGGCGTATATCAGTGTGCCCAGTACATCCATTAATCACTCCCCAGAAAAACACCGTGCAGGTTGCACGGCTTTACAGCCAATTTATTTTGGCATTAAAGCGTTGTTCGAGTTTACTACTTATTGTCGTTTCTCTATTATCCAGCGAAAAACGACCGTTAACAATCTGTAAGTGATTATTTTCAATTCAATTGTCGGTAAGGTAGCTTGATCTTTGCAATCATCAAAACTTGGCAGGAGAACCAAACATACCGGCGAGATACCGGTATGTTTGAGGATGTAGAACATGCTTACTGACGTGTATCCACTTCGACTTTGCCGTCTTTAATCACCATGGTCACGGTTTCCATCACCTGGATGTCTTCCAGCGGGTTACCCGGCACAGCAATGATGTCGGCCAGCTTGCCCGGCTCCAAAGAGCCTAGCTTGTCCTGCATTTTGAGCAAGGTTGCCGAATTGATGGTTGCGGCCTGCAGTGCCTGCAATTCGTTCATGCCAAATTTAACCATACGGCTGAACTGCTTACCATTTTGACCATGCGGATAAACACCACCATCGGAGCCAAATACCATGTTGACGCCGGCCTTCACGGCTTTGCTAAAACTGGCGCGCTGCGTGCCGCCCACTTTACGCTCTTTATCAAGGCTTTCGGGTAAGATACCGGCTTTTTCGCCTTCACTCAGGATATATTCGGTATTGTAAATATCCATAGAGAAGTAAGTGCCATGCTTTTTGGCAAGCGCAATGGCTTCGTCATCTAAAAAGCTAACATGCTCCACCGAATCAACTCCGGCACGGATAGCAGACTTAATACCATCGGTACCGTGTGCATGTGCAGCAACGGTTAATCCACGCAAGTGGACTTCCGCCACCAGCGCCTGCATTTCTTCAAAAGAATACTGTTGCGCCCCCACCTTCGTTCCTTTAGACAGCACCCCACCGGTTGCGCAGAACTTGATGACATCGACCCCGTATTTGATGTTTTCGCGCACTTTTTGCCTGACCGCCCAGGGGCCATCGGCTACGCCCGCTGCTACCACCTTATGTTCATGAGTAAACAGGTTATTATCGCAATGCCCACCGGTGATCCCAAGCGCCGGGCCCGAAGCAAAGATCCGCGGTCCTGGCACATCACCGTCGTAAATTGCATCTCGTAGTGCCAAGTCGGCATAACCCGGTGCCCCCAGGTTGCGCACCGACGTAAACCCGGCAGCCAACGTACGTTTGGCATTGCGAACACCGGTAATTGCCGAGCGCGGGGCCGTGCGCTGCAGGCGTTTATAACCATGTACCTGTGCATCTCCGGTCAGGTGCACGTGCATATCGAATAAGCCTGGCAGCAAAGTGTGCCCCTCAAGGTCAATCACCGTTGCATCTTGCGGGTGTGCCTTACGATTGGTGCGTGACACCGACACTATGGTGTTATCTTCAACCACCACAGTGGCCGGGCGGATCAACTTACCGCTTTTTACATCCAGCGCAGCATCCGCATTGAGTACCAAAGTATCGG
The Pseudoalteromonas viridis DNA segment above includes these coding regions:
- a CDS encoding helix-turn-helix domain-containing protein, with protein sequence MIIHVCGELVVYSGAYQHVPWLVGAQFPVRVLLGPALYFYACATMSPNPEFSKRNYLLALSGPVLVIAVMLPFVTGLNSADKLALANPATRHPEHYKLALFTCFAATQIFVFYTAVYFFSALKLHSRHRQQLMERFSEIESRSVNWFGVILLLWGLVWLCYAISYISVFFGWRWFGQGVVLPIFEACVLLAFAYLALNQAILAPSDKAEPRAQQPRTSTVSLDRMQRIAAKLKSAMKDEQLFMEEDLSLNKLASVIGVSENHISETLSQLLQTNFFQFVNGYRIEEAEKLLKSTDSQVSTIQFDVGFNSKSTFNTAFKKATGLTPTQYRKRESTVTN
- a CDS encoding metal-dependent hydrolase family protein, whose protein sequence is MLKTTLISAAVLMACGNAFADTLVLNADAALDVKSGKLIRPATVVVEDNTIVSVSRTNRKAHPQDATVIDLEGHTLLPGLFDMHVHLTGDAQVHGYKRLQRTAPRSAITGVRNAKRTLAAGFTSVRNLGAPGYADLALRDAIYDGDVPGPRIFASGPALGITGGHCDNNLFTHEHKVVAAGVADGPWAVRQKVRENIKYGVDVIKFCATGGVLSKGTKVGAQQYSFEEMQALVAEVHLRGLTVAAHAHGTDGIKSAIRAGVDSVEHVSFLDDEAIALAKKHGTYFSMDIYNTEYILSEGEKAGILPESLDKERKVGGTQRASFSKAVKAGVNMVFGSDGGVYPHGQNGKQFSRMVKFGMNELQALQAATINSATLLKMQDKLGSLEPGKLADIIAVPGNPLEDIQVMETVTMVIKDGKVEVDTRQ